One segment of Halomonas sp. TD01 DNA contains the following:
- the rimM gene encoding ribosome maturation factor RimM (Essential for efficient processing of 16S rRNA), translating into MTRFETSHTDDAHVVLGKLTSPHGIKGWLKVYSYTNPIDSIMEYPEWWVRRGESLTRMTVIQGRRQGKGLVVQLKGVDDRTAAEALAQTDILMPKEALPTLSDDEYYWHELEGLTVFTQSGERLGQVSYLFETGANDVMVVRGDNDAIDKRERLLPFLPDDVIVEISLEDGRMVVNWDPEF; encoded by the coding sequence ATGACGCGTTTTGAAACTAGCCATACAGACGACGCACATGTGGTGCTTGGTAAGCTAACTAGCCCTCACGGGATTAAAGGTTGGCTTAAGGTCTACTCCTACACCAATCCCATAGACAGCATCATGGAATACCCAGAATGGTGGGTGCGCCGAGGGGAATCCCTTACGCGCATGACCGTGATTCAGGGGCGTCGGCAAGGCAAGGGTCTTGTGGTGCAGCTAAAAGGTGTTGATGACCGAACGGCAGCCGAAGCGCTGGCGCAAACGGACATTCTGATGCCGAAAGAAGCACTGCCTACGCTTTCCGATGATGAGTATTACTGGCATGAGCTTGAAGGTTTAACTGTCTTCACTCAGTCAGGCGAGCGGTTAGGGCAGGTCAGTTACCTGTTTGAAACCGGCGCAAACGATGTCATGGTGGTGCGCGGTGATAACGACGCAATCGATAAGCGTGAGCGGCTGTTACCTTTCTTACCCGATGATGTAATTGTTGAAATCAGCCTCGAAGATGGCCGCATGGTCGTGAATTGGGATCCTGAGTTTTGA
- the rpsP gene encoding 30S ribosomal protein S16, producing the protein MVTIRLARGGAKKRPFYHLTVTDSRNARDGRFIERIGFFNPVARGQEERLRVDLERVTHWQSQGAQLSGRVAELVKEARKQA; encoded by the coding sequence ATGGTTACCATTCGTTTGGCACGTGGTGGCGCCAAAAAGCGTCCCTTTTATCACCTGACTGTTACTGATTCGCGCAACGCCCGTGACGGCCGTTTCATCGAGCGTATCGGCTTCTTCAACCCGGTTGCCCGTGGTCAAGAAGAGCGTCTGCGCGTTGATCTTGAGCGTGTTACTCACTGGCAGAGCCAAGGCGCCCAGTTGTCTGGTCGTGTTGCTGAGCTGGTTAAAGAAGCGCGTAAACAGGCTTAA
- the ffh gene encoding signal recognition particle protein, with product MFQNLSERLSQTLKSIKGQARLTDDNIKDTLREVRKALLEADVALPVVKAFIERVRERAVGQEVSKSLSPGQQFVKIVQQELEAIMGEANEGLSLKGSPAVVLMAGLQGAGKTTSVAKLARYLREREKKKVLVVSADVYRPAAIDQLETLAKEVQVDFFPSRSDQKPVDIATAAIKHAKIQFHDVVLVDTAGRLAIDEAMMAEIQALHKAISPEETLFVVDAMTGQDAVNTAKAFHDALPLTGVILTKADGDARGGAALSVRHITGKPIKFMGVGEKVDALEPFHPDRVASRILGMGDMLSLIEEAERTVDKDKAAKLASKVKKGDGFDLEDFRDQLQQLKKMGGMGGLLGKLPGMGQMAEMAQGPGPEKELGKLEALINSMTPKERRKPDIINGSRKRRIAAGAGLQVPDLNRLLKQHKQMQKMMKKAGKKGGMQKMMRGMSGMMGGGGPGGPGGAGGMGGMGGPGGLPWR from the coding sequence ATGTTTCAGAATCTGAGTGAGCGTCTTTCCCAGACGTTGAAGTCGATCAAAGGCCAAGCGCGGCTAACTGACGACAACATTAAAGACACCCTACGCGAAGTGCGTAAAGCACTACTAGAGGCCGATGTTGCCTTGCCGGTGGTGAAGGCATTTATTGAACGTGTTCGTGAACGCGCTGTTGGCCAGGAAGTCTCGAAGAGCCTTTCGCCAGGCCAGCAATTCGTTAAAATCGTCCAGCAAGAGCTGGAAGCGATTATGGGCGAAGCCAATGAAGGCTTATCCCTAAAAGGCTCGCCTGCTGTCGTGTTGATGGCTGGCCTTCAGGGGGCGGGTAAAACCACTTCTGTTGCCAAACTAGCGCGCTACCTGCGCGAGCGCGAAAAGAAAAAAGTGCTGGTGGTCTCTGCCGACGTTTATCGTCCGGCGGCGATTGATCAGCTAGAGACGTTGGCAAAAGAAGTTCAGGTTGATTTCTTTCCGTCCCGTTCCGATCAGAAACCGGTGGATATTGCCACAGCGGCAATCAAACACGCCAAAATTCAGTTCCATGATGTCGTATTAGTCGATACCGCTGGGCGGCTGGCCATCGATGAAGCGATGATGGCCGAAATTCAGGCACTGCATAAGGCTATTTCACCGGAAGAAACGCTGTTTGTGGTCGATGCCATGACCGGCCAGGATGCGGTGAACACGGCGAAGGCATTTCACGATGCACTACCGCTGACCGGGGTGATTCTCACCAAGGCTGACGGTGATGCCCGTGGTGGTGCGGCACTTTCGGTACGCCATATCACTGGTAAGCCCATTAAGTTCATGGGGGTTGGTGAGAAAGTCGATGCCCTTGAGCCGTTCCACCCGGACCGTGTGGCATCACGGATTCTGGGTATGGGCGACATGCTGTCGCTGATCGAAGAAGCCGAACGCACGGTGGATAAAGATAAAGCCGCTAAGCTGGCCAGTAAGGTCAAGAAGGGCGATGGCTTTGATCTGGAAGATTTTCGTGATCAGTTACAGCAGCTCAAGAAAATGGGTGGCATGGGTGGCCTGCTTGGCAAGCTACCAGGCATGGGGCAAATGGCTGAAATGGCACAAGGCCCTGGTCCGGAAAAAGAGCTTGGCAAGCTGGAAGCGTTGATTAACTCAATGACACCCAAAGAGCGCCGCAAGCCCGATATTATCAATGGCTCGCGCAAGCGCCGTATTGCAGCGGGTGCTGGCCTGCAAGTACCTGACCTGAATCGCCTGCTAAAACAGCATAAGCAGATGCAGAAAATGATGAAAAAAGCAGGCAAAAAAGGCGGGATGCAGAAAATGATGCGCGGCATGTCGGGCATGATGGGCGGCGGCGGGCCGGGTGGTCCTGGCGGTGCGGGTGGCATGGGCGGTATGGGTGGCCCGGGCGGTCTTCCCTGGCGTTAA
- a CDS encoding cytochrome C assembly family protein, protein MQALPFATIAFILYVAAAIWQGMTLFRRVPPRQGMVRLLGALGLLLHIPVVVELVSSAPGLLPGFTTSATLLMAVAVNVVLVASLFKPVLNAGIVLFPLAGIALIFATWLPSQGSQSGLTPGILLHAVSSALAFAVLAIAAIQAVLVGLQNQALRHHHIRGIVQSLPPLTTMERVLFELVWSGILLLTLSIISGLIFLDNMFAQHLVHKTVLSLGAWIIFTTLLVGRYRFGWRGMRAVRWTLGGCALLLLAYFGSKFVLEILLNR, encoded by the coding sequence ATGCAGGCGCTCCCTTTCGCCACGATCGCTTTTATACTTTATGTCGCCGCTGCCATCTGGCAGGGCATGACTTTATTTCGTCGCGTACCACCACGCCAGGGCATGGTGCGTTTGCTAGGTGCGCTTGGGCTTTTATTGCATATCCCAGTGGTTGTGGAGCTTGTTAGCTCAGCACCAGGGCTGCTACCTGGCTTCACTACCAGCGCAACGCTTCTGATGGCAGTTGCCGTCAACGTTGTGCTCGTCGCCAGTCTGTTTAAGCCGGTGCTCAACGCTGGCATCGTGCTATTCCCTCTCGCAGGTATCGCGCTTATTTTTGCTACCTGGTTACCGAGCCAGGGCAGTCAAAGCGGCTTAACCCCCGGCATTCTACTGCATGCCGTCAGTTCTGCGTTGGCCTTTGCCGTCTTGGCGATTGCAGCAATTCAAGCGGTTCTTGTTGGCCTGCAGAACCAAGCACTGCGTCATCACCATATTCGTGGCATTGTGCAATCGCTACCACCGCTGACCACCATGGAAAGAGTGCTGTTTGAACTGGTATGGTCGGGCATCCTGTTGCTGACACTATCAATCATCAGCGGACTAATCTTCCTCGACAATATGTTCGCTCAGCATTTGGTCCATAAAACGGTACTCTCGCTGGGGGCGTGGATTATTTTTACCACGCTCTTAGTGGGTAGATATCGCTTTGGCTGGCGCGGCATGCGCGCTGTACGCTGGACGCTAGGCGGATGCGCCCTGCTACTGCTTGCTTATTTCGGCAGCAAGTTTGTACTGG